From one Triticum urartu cultivar G1812 chromosome 3, Tu2.1, whole genome shotgun sequence genomic stretch:
- the LOC125542234 gene encoding probable xyloglucan glycosyltransferase 3 codes for MASSWWGDKEEHGTPVVVKMDNPYSLVEIDGPGMDSSEKARRSKNAKQFKWVLLLRAHRAVGCVAWLAGGFWGLLGAVNRRVRRSRDADAEPDAEASGRGRHMLGFLRAFLLLSLAMLAFETAAYLKGWHYFPRDLPEHYLRQLPEHLQNLPEHLRHLPENLRHLPENLRHLPDGLRMPEQQEIQGWLHRAYVAWLAFRIDYIAWAIEKLSGFCIVLFMVQSIDRILLCLGCFWIKVRGIKPGLVATKKRGNKYADDDDLEDGDDLGAYFPMVLLQMPMCNEKEVYETSISHVCQIDWPRDRMLVQVLDDSDDETCQMLIRAEVTKWNQRGVNIIYRHRLSRTGYKAGNLKSAMSCEYVKDYEFVAIFDADFQPNPDFLKLTVPHFKGNPELGLVQARWSFVNKDENLLTRLQNINLCFHFEVEQQVNGIYLNFFGFNGTAGVWRIEALEDSGGWMERTTVEDMDIAVRAHLQGWKFIYLNDVKVLCELPESYQAYRKQQHRWHSGPMQLFRLCLPAIIKSKIPLWKKANLVMLFFLLRKLILPFYSFTLFCVILPLTMFVPEAELPIWVICYVPMIMSVLNILPAPKSFPFVIPYLLFENTMSVTKFNAMVSGLFQLGSSYEWVVTKKAGRTSSESDIFAMAEQTDTATRPAPRLVRGVSEAGLEAWAKTHQLDNKDLQLKAEAEEVTSLAAAIKKTSKAKPPNRIFKKELALAFLLLIAATRSLLSAQGLHFYFLLFQGVTFLVVGLDLIGEQVS; via the exons ATGGCGTCGTCGTGGTGGGGCGACAAGGAGGAGCATGGCACGCCGGTGGTGGTCAAGATGGACAACCCCTACTCGCTGGTGGAGATCGACGGCCCCGGCATGGACAGCTCCGAGAAGGCGCGGCGTAGCAAGAACGCCAAGCAGTTCAAGTGGGTGCTCCTCCTGCGCGCGCACCGCGCCGTCGGCTGCGTCGCGTGGCTCGCCGGCGGCTTCTGGGGCCTCCTGGGCGCCGTCAACCGGCGCGTCCGCCGGAGCCGGGACGCCGACGCGGAGCCCGACGCCGAGGCCTCGGGGCGTGGCCGCCACATGCTCGGCTTCCTCCGCGCGTTCCTGCTCCTCTCGCTCGCCATGCTCGCCTTCGAGACGGCGGCCTACCTCAAAGGGTGGCACTACTTCCCTCGGGACCTGCCGGAGCACTACCTCCGGCAGCTCCCCGAGCACCTGCAGAACCTGCCGGAGCACCTCCGCCACCTGCCGGAGAACCTCCGACACCTGCCGGAGAACCTCCGCCACCTGCCGGACGGCCTCCGCATGCCGGAGCAGCAGGAGATCCAGGGGTGGCTCCACCGCGCCTACGTGGCGTGGCTCGCCTTCCGCATCGACTACATTGCTTGGGCCATAGAGAAGCTCTCCGGCTTCTGCATCGTCCTCTTCATGGTGCAGTCCATCGACCGCATCCTCCTCTGCCTCGGCTGCTTCTGGATCAAGGTCCGCGGCATCAAACCCGGCCTCGTCGCCACCAAGAAACGTGGCAACAAATACGCTGATGACGATGACCTCGAGGACGGCGATGACCTCGGCGCCTACTTCCCCATGGTCCTTCTGCAGATGCCCATGTGTAACGAGAAAGAG GTGTACGAGACGTCGATCTCACACGTGTGCCAGATCGACTGGCCGCGGGATCGCATGCTGGTGCAGGTGCTGGACGACTCGGACGACGAGACGTGCCAGATGCTCATCAGGGCGGAGGTGACCAAGTGGAACCAGAGGGGAGTGAACATCATCTACCGCCACCGGCTGTCGCGTACAGGGTACAAGGCCGGCAACCTCAAGTCCGCCATGAGCTGCGAGTACGTCAAGGACTACGAGTTCGTCGCCATCTTCGACGCCGACTTCCAGCCCAACCCAGATTTCCTAAAGCTCACAGTCCCACACTTCAAG GGGAACCCGGAGCTTGGGCTGGTGCAGGCGCGTTGGAGCTTCGTGAACAAGGACGAGAACCTGCTGACCCGGCTGCAGAACATCAATCTGTGCTTCCATTTCGAGGTCGAGCAGCAGGTCAACGGCATCTACCTAAACTTCTTCGGCTTCAATGGCACCGCGGGTGTGTGGCGCATCGAGGCCCTCGAGGACTCGGGCGGTTGGATGGAGCGCACCACCGTGGAGGACATGGACATCGCCGTGCGCGCCCATCTACAGGGATGGAAGTTCATCTACCTCAACGATGTTAAG GTGCTCTGTGAGCTGCCGGAGTCGTACCAGGCCTACCGGAAGCAGCAGCACCGGTGGCACTCTGGCCCCATGCAGCTCTTCCGCCTCTGCCTCCCGGCCATCATCAAGTCCAAG ATCCCGTTGTGGAAGAAGGCCAACCTGGtgatgctcttcttcctcctcaggAAGCTCATCCTGCCCTTCTACTCCTTCACGCTCTTCTGCGTCATCCTGCCGCTCACCATGTTCGTGCCCGAGGCGGAGCTGCCGATCTGGGTCATCTGCTACGTGCCCATGATCATGTCGGTGCTCAACATCCTGCCGGCGCCCAAGTCCTTCCCCTTTGTCATCCCATACCTCCTTTTCGAGAACACCATGTCCGTGACCAAGTTCAACGCCATGGTGTCGGGGCTGTTCCAGCTGGGCAGCTCCTACGAGTGGGTCGTCACGAAGAAGGCCGGCAGGACCTCCTCCGAGTCCGACATCTTCGCGATGGCGGAGCAGACCGACACCGCCACCAGGCCCGCCCCCAGGCTCGTCCGCGGAGTGTCCGAGGCTGGGCTGGAGGCATGGGCCAAGACACACCAACTTGACAACAAGGACCTGCAACTCAAGGCCGAGGCAGAGGAGGTCACATCACTGGCAGCCGCGATCAAGAAGACCAGTAAGGCCAAGCCTCCCAACAGGATCTTCAAGAAGGAGCTGGCACTggccttcctcctcctcatcgcgGCGACACGCAGCCTGCTCTCGGCGCAGGGGCTGCACTTCTACTTCCTGCTCTTCCAGGGCGTCACCTTCCTCGTCGTCGGCCTCGACCTTATCGGCGAGCAGGTCAGCTAG